In the Helianthus annuus cultivar XRQ/B chromosome 11, HanXRQr2.0-SUNRISE, whole genome shotgun sequence genome, one interval contains:
- the LOC110891355 gene encoding uncharacterized protein LOC110891355 isoform X2 gives MTQKHLHELLKQDQEPFHLKTFIQDRRTLLKPAQKTSIVVKKPKPIIESKSFNTFCINHVCFLSSNDSPGFKTSPFLDFPAKELKSPCNNATMFINIPARTAAMLLDAATRVQKPKPGFGSGSGSGSPGSGSKFKNIRFGLLGSFLQRLKDRSTRTKRRGIDSGTERNKKSFCDDGRSCTGEWSEKVLGVETSCSSRLDDEFDEIECLCSDSSSPFRFSLQRSPSPDRRKQDLLSPVVSPSDQLRQDKESYEVGCSEEINRQNDDEKEQCSPVSVLDPLFDDDEEERDGGPTEEDGYDIERSYANVQRAKHQLLQKLKRFERLAELDPIQLENCMLEQRYDEDEDVLANEEEVTNEEYFMEIVNHLGIGKIPWYMRKLICDLIEEENKKEEHAMVVQRVCKRLRLWKVVELYTIDMIVETDFRNEGWKWCDGETIRDMGVDIERDIFGFLLEELAQELAF, from the exons ATGACTCAAAAACACTTACACGAGTTACTCAAACAAGATCAAGAACCATTCCACCTCAAAACCTTTATTCAAGACCGTCGTACACTCCTCAAACCCGCCCAAAAAACATCCATTGTTGTCAAAAAACCAAAACCCATAATCGAATCAAAATCTTTTAACACCTTTTGTATCAACCATGTTTGTTTCTTGTCGTCTAACGACTCACCCGGTTTCAAAACGTCGCCGTTTCTTGATTTTCCGGCAAAAGAGTTAAAAAGCCCATGTAACAATGCTACAATGTTTATTAATATTCCGGCAAGGACCGCCGCCATGCTGCTTGATGCCGCCACCCGGGTTCAAAAACCCAAACCCGGGTTCGGATCCGGGTCAGGATCCGGATCACCCGGATCCGGTTCCAAATTTAAGAACATCCGGTTCGGGTTACTCGGGTCTTTTCTCCAGCGTTTGAAAGACCGGAGCACCCGAACTAAACGCCGGGGAATTGATTCCGGGACGGAGAGaaataaaaaaagtttttgtgaTGATGGCCGGAGTTGTACCGGAGAGTGGTCGGAGAAGGTGTTGGGGGTGGAAACTTCGTGTAGTTCGAGATTAGATGATGAGTTTGATGAAATTGAGTGTTTGTGTTCGGATTCTTCGAGCCCTTTTCGGTTTTCGCTTCAACGAAGTCCGTCGCCGGATCGCCGGAAACAG GATTTGTTGTCGCCGGTGGTGTCTCCGAGTGATCAACTTCGACAG GACAAAGAAAGTTATGAAGTCGGGTGCTCTGAAGAAATTAATAGACaaaatgatgatgaaaaagaacaATGTAGTCCGGTTTCGGTACTTGATCCTTTGTTTGATGATGACGAGGAAGAACGTGACGGTGGGCCCACAGAAGAGGACGGTTATGATATCGAGCGGAGTTACGCGAATGTACAAA GAGCAAAACATCAACTATTACAAAAGCTTAAACGGTTCGAGAGGCTTGCGGAGTTAGATCCAATCCAACTTGAAAACTGCATGTTAGAACAACGTTACGATGAAGATGAGGACGTTTTAGCAAACGAAGAAGAGGTGACTAACGAAGAGTATTTTATGGAGATAGTGAACCATCTAGGTATTGGAAAAATCCCATGGTACATGAGAAAACTCATATGTGACCTCATCGAAGAAGAGAACAAGAAAGAAGAACATGCGATGGTCGTGCAAAGGGTATGCAAGCGTTTGCGTTTGTGGAAAGTGGTCGAGTTGTATACAATTGATATGATAGTTGAAACCGACTTCAGAAATGAAGGGTGGAAGTGGTGCGATGGAGAAACGATTAGAGATATGGGGGTTGATATAGAGAGGGACATTTTCGGGTTCTTGTTGGAGGAATTAGCTCAAGAACTTGCTTTCTAA
- the LOC110891355 gene encoding uncharacterized protein LOC110891355 isoform X1, with product MTQKHLHELLKQDQEPFHLKTFIQDRRTLLKPAQKTSIVVKKPKPIIESKSLNTFCINHVCFLSSNDSPGFKTSPFLDFPAKELKSPCNNATMFINIPARTAAMLLDAATRVQKPKPGFGSGSGSGPPGSGSKFKNIRFGLLGSFLQRLKDRSTRTKRRGIDTGTERNNKSFCDDGRSCAGEWSEKVLGVETSCSSRLDDEFDEIECLCSDSSSPFRFSLQRSPSPDRRKQDLLSPVVSPSDQLRQDKESYEVGCSEEINRQNDDEKEQCSPVSVLDPLFDDDEEERDGGPTEEDGYDIERSYANVQRAKHQLLQKLKRFERLAELDPIQLENCMLEQRYDEDEDVLANEEEVTNEEYFMEIVNHLGIGKIPWYMRKLICDLIEEENKKEEHAMVVQRVCKRLRLWKVVELYTIDMIVETDFRNEGWKWCDGETIRDMGVDIERDIFGFLLEELAQELAF from the exons ATGACTCAAAAACACTTACACGAGTTACTCAAACAAGATCAAGAACCATTCCACCTCAAAACCTTTATTCAAGACCGTCGTACACTCCTCAAACCCGCCCAAAAAACATCCATTGTTGTCAAAAAACCAAAACCCATAATCGAATCAAAATCTTTAAACACCTTTTGTATCAACCATGTTTGTTTCTTGTCGTCTAACGACTCACCGGGCTTCAAAACGTCGCCGTTTCTTGATTTTCCGGCCAAAGAGTTAAAAAGCCCATGTAACAATGCTACAATGTTTATTAATATTCCGGCAAGAACCGCTGCCATGCTGCTTGATGCCGCCACCCGGGTTCAAAAACCCAAACCCGGGTTCGGATCCGGGTCAGGATCCGGACCACCCGGATCCGGATCCAAATTTAAGAACATCCGGTTCGGGTTACTCGGGTCTTTTCTCCAGCGGTTGAAAGACCGGAGCACCCGAACCAAACGCCGGGGAATTGATACCGGGACGGAgagaaataataaaagtttttGTGATGATGGCCGGAGTTGCGCCGGAGAGTGGTCGGAGAAGGTGTTGGGGGTGGAAACTTCGTGTAGTTCGAGATTAGATGATGAGTTTGATGAAATTGAGTGTTTGTGTTCGGATTCTTCGAGCCCTTTTCGGTTTTCGCTTCAACGAAGTCCGTCGCCGGATCGCCGGAAACAGGATTTGTTGTCGCCGGTGGTGTCTCCGAGTGATCAACTTCGACAG GACAAAGAAAGTTATGAAGTCGGGTGCTCTGAAGAAATTAATAGACaaaatgatgatgaaaaagaacaATGTAGTCCGGTTTCGGTACTTGATCCTTTGTTTGATGATGACGAGGAAGAACGTGACGGTGGGCCCACAGAAGAGGACGGTTATGATATCGAGCGGAGTTACGCGAATGTACAAA GAGCAAAACATCAACTATTACAAAAGCTTAAACGGTTCGAGAGGCTTGCGGAGTTAGATCCAATCCAACTTGAAAACTGCATGTTAGAACAACGTTACGATGAAGATGAGGACGTTTTAGCAAACGAAGAAGAGGTGACTAACGAAGAGTATTTTATGGAGATAGTGAACCATCTAGGTATTGGAAAAATCCCATGGTACATGAGAAAACTCATATGTGACCTCATCGAAGAAGAGAACAAGAAAGAAGAACATGCGATGGTCGTGCAAAGGGTATGCAAGCGTTTGCGTTTGTGGAAAGTGGTCGAGTTGTATACAATTGATATGATAGTTGAAACCGACTTCAGAAATGAAGGGTGGAAGTGGTGCGATGGAGAAACGATTAGAGATATGGGGGTTGATATAGAGAGGGACATTTTCGGGTTCTTGTTGGAGGAATTAGCTCAAGAACTTGCTTTCTAA